A genomic region of Pseudomonas abietaniphila contains the following coding sequences:
- a CDS encoding D-alanyl-D-alanine carboxypeptidase family protein, whose translation MFVKHLTPRLVLTLALTHWPTVFAAPVPSGPMTPSAPQLHAKSWVLMDAGTGDVITSHDANEHLPPASLTKLMTVYVATNEIQGGRLRSDDEVTISENAWHTEGSRMFLDPRSKVAVHDLLRGIVIDSGNDASVALAEHIAGDENSFAGLMNATAKRLGLDDTHFLNPTGLPAPDHYSSALDMAKLARAIINDESAYYPLYKQKHFTWNGIRQPNRNLLLWRDESVDGLKTGHTEAAGYCMVTSALRDGHRLITAVFGSTSMKNRANDAEKLLSYGFRFFDTQTYVKAAQVLSNPMLWKGEDRTLPVGSLDDIALTLPKDLNRKVDVRVNIDHPLVAPIAMGTVVGSLDLYDGDKKLVTRPLIALEEAPAGGWWKRTWDSLRLFFLNMFATEDATGA comes from the coding sequence CTGTTCGTGAAACACCTGACCCCACGGCTCGTCCTGACTCTTGCGTTGACTCACTGGCCGACAGTGTTCGCCGCTCCCGTACCCTCAGGTCCCATGACGCCTTCGGCGCCTCAGCTTCACGCAAAATCCTGGGTGCTGATGGATGCTGGCACCGGGGACGTGATCACCAGCCATGATGCAAATGAACACCTGCCCCCTGCCAGCCTGACCAAATTGATGACGGTTTACGTCGCGACCAACGAGATCCAGGGCGGCCGGTTGCGTTCCGACGATGAAGTCACCATCAGTGAAAACGCATGGCACACCGAGGGGTCACGCATGTTCCTCGATCCGCGAAGCAAGGTGGCCGTCCATGACCTGTTGCGCGGGATCGTCATCGACTCGGGCAATGACGCCAGCGTCGCACTCGCCGAGCACATCGCCGGCGATGAAAACAGTTTCGCCGGGTTGATGAACGCCACAGCAAAGCGGCTGGGGCTCGACGACACGCACTTCCTGAACCCGACCGGCCTGCCCGCCCCCGATCATTATTCTTCAGCGCTGGACATGGCGAAGCTTGCTCGGGCGATCATCAACGACGAGTCCGCTTATTACCCGCTGTATAAACAAAAGCACTTCACTTGGAACGGGATACGCCAACCCAATCGCAATCTGCTGTTGTGGCGGGATGAGTCCGTGGACGGGCTGAAAACCGGACATACCGAGGCAGCGGGCTACTGCATGGTCACCTCTGCCCTGCGCGACGGCCATCGATTGATCACGGCAGTATTTGGCTCCACCTCGATGAAAAATCGAGCCAATGACGCTGAAAAACTGCTGAGCTACGGCTTTCGCTTCTTCGACACCCAGACGTATGTGAAGGCGGCTCAGGTCCTGTCCAACCCGATGCTCTGGAAAGGTGAAGACCGAACGCTGCCCGTAGGGTCGCTGGATGATATCGCCCTGACCCTGCCAAAAGATCTGAATCGCAAGGTCGATGTTCGCGTCAACATCGACCACCCTCTCGTCGCCCCCATTGCCATGGGCACCGTGGTTGGCAGCCTTGATTTGTACGACGGCGACAAGAAACTGGTGACGAGGCCACTGATTGCGCTGGAAGAAGCGCCTGCGGGCGGCTGGTGGAAGCGTACCTGGGACAGCCTGCGGTTGTTCTTTCTGAACATGTTCGCAACAGAGGACGCCACCGGAGCATGA
- a CDS encoding NAD-dependent epimerase/dehydratase family protein, whose product MRVLITGANGFVGRHLTLQLLTRGAIKGRAIDTLLLLDAQLEGFASDPRIRLHKGSVTDAALIRRVLADGVDVVFHLVSLPGGAAEQDYDVGYQVNLMASLELLDQLRRQPRPPVLVYASSVAVYGAHLPDRMGEDASTRPQMSYGTHKLMIETALRDLARRGEVDGRALRLPGIVARPRQPNGLRSAFMSDLLQAYAAGEAYTCPVSPQATAWWMSAHCCVSNLIHAAELPSLSFDTERVWQLPVLRLSILQVIDALAGRFGEAGRGRITFEPDAHLQALFGAMPALKAPRARAAGFSHDGSASALIRNALNLTAVRKSL is encoded by the coding sequence ATGCGTGTATTGATAACCGGCGCCAATGGTTTTGTCGGTCGGCACCTGACGCTGCAGTTGCTGACGCGAGGTGCGATTAAGGGTAGGGCGATCGACACGCTTCTGCTGCTCGATGCCCAACTCGAGGGCTTTGCGTCAGATCCGCGGATTCGTTTGCACAAAGGCAGCGTGACCGATGCCGCCCTGATCCGACGGGTCTTGGCGGACGGTGTCGACGTCGTATTCCATCTGGTGAGTCTGCCGGGCGGCGCGGCGGAGCAGGACTACGACGTGGGCTACCAGGTCAACCTGATGGCAAGCCTTGAGCTGCTGGACCAACTGCGCCGTCAGCCCCGGCCGCCGGTGCTGGTGTATGCAAGCAGCGTCGCGGTGTACGGCGCTCATTTGCCCGACCGCATGGGCGAGGATGCATCGACCCGGCCTCAGATGTCCTACGGAACGCACAAGTTGATGATCGAGACTGCGCTTCGCGATCTGGCACGGCGTGGCGAGGTCGATGGTCGCGCGTTGCGATTGCCCGGCATCGTTGCGCGCCCCAGGCAACCCAATGGACTGCGCTCCGCGTTCATGAGTGACCTTTTGCAGGCTTACGCCGCAGGAGAGGCCTACACCTGCCCGGTCAGTCCGCAAGCCACCGCCTGGTGGATGTCCGCTCACTGCTGCGTCAGCAACCTGATTCATGCCGCAGAACTGCCGTCGCTGTCGTTCGATACCGAGCGGGTCTGGCAGCTGCCCGTGCTTCGTCTTTCCATCCTGCAAGTCATTGATGCACTGGCCGGCCGGTTTGGAGAAGCGGGGCGGGGACGTATCACGTTCGAACCCGATGCACACCTTCAGGCCTTGTTTGGCGCGATGCCTGCGCTAAAGGCGCCACGGGCTCGTGCTGCTGGCTTTAGCCATGATGGCAGCGCCAGCGCGCTGATCCGCAATGCCCTTAACCTGACTGCCGTGAGGAAATCTCTGTGA
- a CDS encoding fumarylacetoacetate hydrolase family protein: protein MKLATLRDGSRDGYLVVVSRDLQRAVAAPIATMRDAIEDWERSEPVLRTLFSALEAGTATGAFAFDPARAMAPLPRAYQWCDGSAFLNHGTLMQKAFNLDPIEGADQTPLMYQGAGDDFLGAQQDICLPSVSQGIDFEGEFGVLLDDVPLGCSAQDALSHIKLLVQINDVSLRALAPREMKTGFGFLHAKPSSAFAPVAVTPDELGDDWRDGRVQRPLNVEWNGQWFGNPHAGEMNFSFGALVAHAAFTRKLGAGTLIGSGTISNRDRAAGSACIAERRAIEMIDHGGVRTAFMQFGDRVKMEVFGADGQSIFGAIDQRVVQANG from the coding sequence ATGAAGCTGGCAACGCTGCGTGACGGCAGCCGTGACGGTTATCTGGTGGTGGTGTCGCGCGATTTGCAGCGAGCGGTCGCCGCACCGATTGCAACGATGCGCGACGCGATAGAGGACTGGGAGCGATCCGAACCGGTGCTGAGGACGTTGTTCTCGGCACTGGAGGCCGGGACCGCGACAGGCGCCTTCGCGTTCGACCCGGCCAGGGCGATGGCACCCTTGCCACGGGCCTATCAATGGTGCGATGGCTCGGCGTTCCTCAACCACGGCACCCTGATGCAGAAAGCCTTCAACCTTGACCCTATCGAAGGTGCCGATCAGACGCCGTTGATGTATCAGGGCGCCGGCGATGACTTTCTCGGCGCACAGCAGGACATCTGTTTGCCGAGCGTCAGCCAGGGAATCGATTTCGAAGGTGAGTTCGGTGTACTGCTCGATGATGTGCCTCTGGGCTGTTCGGCCCAGGACGCACTCAGCCATATCAAGCTGCTGGTGCAGATTAACGATGTCAGCCTTCGTGCCCTGGCGCCGCGCGAGATGAAAACCGGCTTTGGCTTTCTTCATGCCAAGCCCTCTTCCGCGTTCGCCCCGGTTGCGGTAACGCCTGATGAATTGGGTGATGACTGGCGCGACGGGCGTGTGCAACGGCCGCTGAATGTCGAGTGGAACGGCCAGTGGTTCGGCAACCCCCACGCTGGCGAGATGAATTTCAGTTTTGGAGCGTTGGTGGCCCACGCCGCCTTCACCCGCAAGCTGGGGGCGGGCACGTTGATTGGATCGGGCACGATCTCCAACAGGGATCGGGCTGCAGGTTCTGCGTGCATCGCCGAGCGACGCGCCATTGAAATGATCGACCACGGCGGCGTGCGTACGGCCTTCATGCAATTTGGCGACCGCGTGAAAATGGAGGTGTTCGGCGCAGACGGCCAGTCGATCTTTGGCGCTATCGATCAACGCGTCGTTCAAGCCAACGGCTGA
- a CDS encoding DUF2254 domain-containing protein, giving the protein MTARWRWITSQLTKRLWFRASLFSLLGVATALVAVVFKDFIPESLSARIGADAVDKILGIIASSMLAVTTFSLSTMVGAYSAASSGVTPRATTLVMQDTTTQNALATFIGSFLFSLVGIIALSTGAYGTQGRVLLFAVTIAVVILIVYTLLRWIDHLSKLGRVGETIDRVENAVIEAINQRVQWPYLGGVAYPPDLVLPTSSRTLSSDQTGYVQHIDVKALGLIAKEHSVRLYLEILPGSFVHVGMPLVHIVAVSGESIAEGSVAADKVLAALTIDVRRTFEHDPRFGLSVLSEIASRALSPAVNDPGTAIDVIGRGVRTLTCWGRPQRSTPEHDPGCDLVYLRGLTVEDLFDDFFSPISRDGAGLLDVNIRLLKALISLSQINPELFRQACIKHADLLLVRADATLLLQHEKDQLLSLARTMPR; this is encoded by the coding sequence ATGACTGCGCGTTGGCGTTGGATCACGAGTCAACTGACCAAACGGCTGTGGTTCAGAGCGTCCCTGTTTTCACTGCTTGGGGTTGCCACGGCATTGGTTGCGGTGGTCTTCAAGGACTTCATCCCCGAATCCCTGTCTGCGCGCATCGGCGCTGATGCGGTGGACAAGATTTTAGGGATCATTGCATCGAGCATGCTGGCGGTCACCACGTTTTCTTTGAGCACCATGGTCGGCGCGTACAGTGCTGCCAGCAGCGGGGTGACGCCCCGTGCGACGACTCTCGTGATGCAGGACACTACTACGCAAAATGCGCTGGCTACGTTCATCGGCTCATTTCTGTTCAGTCTGGTCGGCATCATTGCGTTAAGTACAGGCGCCTACGGAACCCAAGGCCGAGTCCTTTTGTTTGCGGTGACGATAGCGGTCGTAATCCTCATTGTTTACACCTTGCTGCGATGGATCGACCACCTTTCAAAGCTCGGTAGGGTAGGCGAAACCATTGACCGTGTAGAAAACGCTGTGATCGAAGCCATTAACCAGCGAGTTCAGTGGCCCTATCTAGGCGGCGTCGCTTATCCGCCTGATCTTGTGCTTCCCACCTCTTCACGAACCTTGTCCAGCGATCAAACCGGGTATGTCCAGCATATCGATGTAAAGGCGTTAGGGCTTATCGCCAAGGAGCACTCTGTCCGGCTCTATCTGGAGATACTTCCCGGGAGTTTTGTTCATGTGGGGATGCCTTTGGTCCATATCGTTGCGGTAAGCGGGGAGAGCATTGCTGAAGGTAGCGTGGCCGCAGACAAGGTCCTGGCGGCGCTGACGATAGACGTCAGGAGGACGTTTGAGCACGATCCCCGGTTTGGGCTCTCTGTGCTCTCGGAAATTGCATCCCGCGCATTGTCTCCAGCCGTAAACGACCCGGGCACGGCGATTGATGTGATAGGGCGGGGCGTCCGGACATTGACCTGCTGGGGCAGGCCGCAGCGTTCAACTCCGGAGCATGATCCAGGCTGTGACTTAGTCTATTTGCGAGGCCTTACGGTCGAGGATCTGTTCGATGATTTCTTTTCGCCGATCAGCAGAGACGGTGCAGGTTTGCTGGATGTCAATATTCGACTTCTCAAGGCGCTTATCAGTCTTTCTCAGATAAACCCCGAGCTGTTTCGACAGGCCTGCATCAAGCACGCGGATCTTCTACTTGTCCGTGCGGACGCCACATTGCTACTGCAACATGAGAAGGATCAGCTCCTTTCGCTGGCTCGCACGATGCCCCGCTAG
- a CDS encoding cyclase family protein, producing the protein MSTTKRRLVDLSVTLENNPYTDPPPLLPKIEYMDHQQGWPEMAAMFPGLRLDQMPGNESWAAERLQITTHSGTHMDAPWHYASTTDGGHPAWGIDELPLEWCLQPGVKLDFRHLPDGHIVTAREIEEELARIGHNLQPLDIVLINTRAGALFGQPGYLDAGVGMGREATMYLLERGVRVVGTDAWSWDAPFKYTRERFAQTGDAAIIWEGHKAGRDIGYGQMEKLANLEQLPAHGFQVSCFPYKIKHASAGFVRAVAIFDEWVVSP; encoded by the coding sequence GTGAGCACTACAAAGCGCCGCCTGGTCGACCTGTCCGTCACCCTCGAGAACAACCCCTACACCGATCCGCCACCGCTGCTGCCAAAAATCGAGTACATGGACCATCAACAGGGATGGCCTGAAATGGCCGCGATGTTCCCGGGGCTGCGTCTGGATCAAATGCCCGGCAATGAGTCCTGGGCGGCGGAGCGTCTGCAGATCACCACGCACAGCGGAACACACATGGATGCGCCCTGGCACTACGCGTCGACCACGGACGGCGGTCATCCTGCGTGGGGGATCGATGAGCTGCCGCTGGAGTGGTGCCTGCAGCCCGGCGTGAAGCTTGATTTTCGTCACTTGCCTGACGGGCACATCGTCACTGCGCGCGAGATCGAGGAAGAACTGGCCCGCATCGGTCACAACCTTCAACCGCTGGACATCGTGCTCATCAACACCCGAGCCGGCGCGTTGTTCGGTCAACCAGGCTATCTGGATGCAGGCGTGGGAATGGGGCGTGAAGCAACGATGTATTTGCTGGAGCGCGGGGTTCGCGTGGTCGGGACAGACGCCTGGAGTTGGGACGCGCCGTTCAAGTACACCCGTGAGCGTTTTGCCCAGACCGGTGATGCCGCGATTATCTGGGAGGGGCACAAAGCGGGCCGGGACATTGGTTATGGGCAGATGGAAAAACTGGCCAACCTCGAACAGCTACCGGCCCATGGCTTTCAGGTGTCCTGTTTCCCCTACAAGATCAAGCATGCGTCGGCCGGGTTCGTCCGGGCGGTGGCGATATTCGACGAGTGGGTGGTGTCGCCATGA
- a CDS encoding substrate-binding domain-containing protein: MNASLSHAADKPADRPVTLRLLCSSGFISAAQAIAPDYEKGRAIHLDIVKAPPAGLTLVDTVEQEPSPEAFDLVLTDRASMDRLVAQRRVDPATRVDLGQSLIAMAVRDGAQKPSIDTVDDLREALMNAESVAYANSPTGMYLSHWLFPRMELDQNFVLKSRAISAEPVGNAVARGDVQLGFQQLSELKAAPGIDIVGLIPDNVQQMVLYSGAVMNNSPHPLQADALLDYMKSSQGRAAIQASGLKPF; encoded by the coding sequence TTGAACGCCAGCCTGAGTCACGCCGCCGATAAGCCCGCAGATCGTCCAGTGACACTGAGGTTGCTCTGCTCCAGCGGTTTCATCAGTGCGGCTCAGGCCATCGCTCCGGACTACGAAAAAGGTCGCGCAATCCACCTGGACATCGTCAAGGCGCCACCCGCTGGCTTAACGCTGGTAGATACTGTTGAGCAAGAACCCAGTCCCGAAGCGTTTGACCTGGTGCTGACCGACAGGGCGTCCATGGACAGATTGGTCGCCCAGCGGCGCGTAGATCCGGCCACCCGTGTTGATCTCGGGCAGTCACTGATCGCCATGGCGGTAAGGGACGGCGCTCAGAAGCCCAGTATTGATACCGTTGATGACTTGCGCGAGGCGCTGATGAACGCCGAGTCTGTCGCGTACGCCAACAGTCCCACGGGCATGTACCTTTCCCATTGGCTGTTCCCGCGGATGGAGCTTGATCAGAATTTTGTGCTTAAAAGCAGGGCCATCTCCGCCGAGCCCGTCGGCAATGCTGTGGCTCGCGGTGATGTTCAGTTGGGGTTTCAGCAGTTGAGTGAACTCAAAGCGGCACCCGGCATTGATATTGTGGGGTTGATCCCCGACAACGTGCAGCAGATGGTCTTGTATTCAGGCGCAGTAATGAATAACAGCCCCCATCCTCTGCAAGCCGACGCGTTGCTCGACTACATGAAGTCTTCACAGGGACGGGCAGCGATACAGGCGAGCGGGCTGAAACCCTTCTAA
- a CDS encoding response regulator transcription factor, giving the protein MNRALVIEDDEVTAHAIMTELDAHGFQAQWADNGRDGLALAIAGGHDVITLDRMLPDFDGLTIVSTLRQLSIQTPVLMISALSDVDERVRGLRSGGDDYLTKPFSMIEMIARLEVLLRDPAPGETEHCLRFGGLQMNLIAQSVTLEGQAIALLPTEFKLLTYLMRNAGQLVTRTMLFQEVWGYHFDPGTNIIEVHLARLRKKIEGPGAPAIQTIRGSGYVLVDKD; this is encoded by the coding sequence ATGAATCGTGCGTTAGTCATCGAGGACGACGAAGTCACCGCACACGCCATCATGACCGAGCTTGACGCCCATGGCTTTCAAGCTCAGTGGGCGGACAACGGACGTGACGGTCTCGCGTTGGCCATCGCAGGAGGCCATGACGTCATTACCCTGGATCGCATGCTGCCCGATTTTGACGGACTGACGATCGTCAGCACGCTGCGCCAATTGTCCATTCAGACCCCGGTGCTGATGATCAGCGCCCTGTCGGACGTGGACGAACGGGTTCGAGGTCTGCGCTCGGGTGGCGACGACTACCTGACCAAACCGTTCTCGATGATCGAAATGATTGCGCGCCTTGAGGTGCTGCTTCGTGACCCTGCGCCCGGCGAAACGGAACATTGCCTGCGCTTCGGCGGGCTGCAGATGAACCTGATTGCCCAATCGGTGACGCTTGAAGGTCAGGCAATCGCGCTGCTTCCCACCGAATTCAAACTGTTGACCTACCTGATGCGCAACGCCGGGCAACTGGTCACGCGCACCATGCTGTTCCAGGAGGTCTGGGGTTATCACTTCGATCCCGGCACCAACATCATCGAGGTCCATCTCGCGCGCTTGCGTAAAAAAATAGAAGGACCGGGCGCGCCCGCCATCCAGACGATTCGTGGTTCAGGCTATGTCCTCGTCGACAAAGACTGA
- a CDS encoding sensor histidine kinase, giving the protein MSSSTKTERWRSSGSRLIGLYALFFVAWGAVFTGVLYWEITRYLGTVAERTLMQRAHYYQKVSDAALVAELAGSEVYSTPGIDAYGLFEANGAHLTGDLLKLRSNLPDDGQVHYLERGLSIALPNEETRSSYALRLDRADGRILILARDGGSISAVGGIIGQALFWGLSLTLVPGLIGWRLLRRRPIRRVERLQRSTERIVSGNLRERLPLSARRDELDMLANAVNTMLEHIEQLMLEVKGVCDGIAHDLRTPLTRLRARLYQLQKLPLQQVHVDTLNLALEESESIMSRFQGLLRISELEDTRRRSAFEAFQPERLLQQAHEFYEPLAHEKHQQLILQTPDDCPLLQGDTALLFEALVNLMDNAIKFTQPGGHICLRCVRKEHSLNIEVLDNGPGIPREERNSVTRRLYRGDQSRQQPGNGLGLSLVAAIARLHGFGLKIEAGVDGRGTRVTLECPLHNARHGAS; this is encoded by the coding sequence ATGTCCTCGTCGACAAAGACTGAACGCTGGCGGTCAAGCGGAAGCCGTCTGATCGGTCTGTATGCATTGTTTTTCGTGGCCTGGGGTGCCGTTTTCACCGGTGTACTGTACTGGGAGATCACGCGCTACCTGGGCACCGTGGCCGAGCGAACGCTGATGCAACGCGCGCATTACTATCAAAAAGTGAGCGATGCGGCGCTGGTGGCCGAGTTGGCCGGGAGCGAGGTCTATTCCACGCCGGGAATCGACGCCTACGGGTTGTTCGAAGCCAATGGCGCGCACCTGACCGGTGACCTGCTCAAATTACGCTCCAACCTCCCCGACGATGGTCAGGTGCATTATCTGGAGCGCGGTTTAAGCATTGCGTTGCCCAATGAAGAAACCCGCAGCAGTTATGCGCTGCGGCTTGATCGCGCTGATGGGAGGATCCTGATCCTCGCACGCGACGGAGGCTCGATCTCCGCCGTGGGAGGCATTATTGGGCAGGCGTTGTTCTGGGGGTTGTCGCTGACGCTGGTCCCGGGGCTGATCGGCTGGCGCCTGTTGCGAAGACGCCCCATCAGGCGCGTGGAGCGGTTGCAGCGCAGCACGGAGCGCATCGTTTCGGGCAACCTGCGTGAGCGGCTGCCGCTCTCAGCCCGCCGCGATGAACTCGACATGCTAGCCAACGCGGTCAACACCATGCTCGAACACATCGAGCAACTGATGCTGGAAGTCAAAGGTGTGTGTGACGGCATTGCTCATGACCTGCGAACCCCACTGACCAGACTGAGAGCCCGCCTGTATCAACTGCAAAAACTGCCGCTGCAGCAGGTCCATGTCGATACGCTGAACCTGGCACTGGAGGAAAGCGAATCGATCATGTCGCGCTTTCAAGGCCTGCTTCGGATTTCTGAGCTGGAGGACACCCGACGGCGCTCGGCCTTTGAAGCCTTTCAGCCTGAGCGGCTGTTACAGCAGGCCCATGAGTTTTATGAACCGCTTGCCCATGAGAAACACCAGCAATTGATCCTGCAGACGCCTGATGACTGTCCATTGCTGCAGGGGGATACCGCTCTGCTGTTCGAGGCGCTGGTGAACCTGATGGACAACGCGATCAAGTTCACTCAACCGGGAGGCCACATCTGCCTGCGCTGCGTGCGAAAGGAGCACAGCCTGAATATCGAAGTGCTGGACAACGGCCCAGGCATCCCGCGCGAGGAACGCAACAGCGTGACCCGACGTCTCTACCGCGGCGACCAGTCCCGGCAGCAACCGGGCAACGGACTCGGTTTGTCGCTGGTGGCTGCGATTGCGCGACTCCATGGGTTTGGACTGAAAATCGAAGCAGGCGTCGATGGACGCGGTACCCGGGTGACACTCGAATGCCCTCTGCATAATGCACGGCACGGCGCTTCTTAA
- a CDS encoding aromatic ring-hydroxylating dioxygenase subunit alpha, with amino-acid sequence MTRSSATFPKNAWYVACTPDEIAEKPLGRQVCGEKIVFYRGVDNGVAAVEDFCPHRGAPLSLGSVKNGKLVCGYHGLTMGADGKTIEMPGQRVGGFPCNKRYAVVERYGFVWVWPGDQQAADPALIRHQAWAESEEWTYAGGMFHIRCDYRLMIDNLMDLTHETYVHASSIGQKEIDEAVPITKVEGDEVVTARYMENITPPPFWRMALRGNHMADDVLVDRWQICRFNPPSHVLIEVGVAHAGKGGYHSDPQHKVSSIVVDFMTPETETSIWYFWGMARNFNTRDEGLTKAIRDGQAKIFSEDLEMLEQQQRNILAHPDRSLLKLNIDSGGVQSRRILERLVAMERVEES; translated from the coding sequence ATGACTCGGAGCAGCGCCACGTTTCCGAAAAATGCCTGGTATGTCGCGTGTACACCTGACGAAATCGCTGAAAAGCCGCTCGGGCGGCAGGTATGCGGAGAAAAGATCGTCTTCTACCGTGGCGTCGACAATGGGGTCGCCGCCGTGGAGGATTTTTGCCCTCATCGCGGCGCGCCGCTGTCACTGGGTTCGGTCAAAAATGGAAAGCTGGTCTGCGGCTACCATGGCCTGACGATGGGGGCTGACGGCAAAACGATCGAGATGCCGGGGCAACGGGTCGGGGGCTTTCCTTGCAACAAACGTTATGCGGTGGTCGAGCGTTATGGTTTTGTCTGGGTGTGGCCAGGCGATCAGCAGGCTGCTGATCCTGCATTGATCAGGCACCAGGCATGGGCGGAAAGCGAGGAGTGGACGTATGCCGGTGGAATGTTCCACATCCGCTGCGATTATCGACTCATGATCGACAACCTGATGGACCTCACTCACGAAACCTATGTGCATGCCTCAAGCATTGGCCAGAAGGAAATTGACGAGGCAGTGCCTATCACCAAAGTCGAGGGTGACGAAGTGGTGACCGCGCGCTACATGGAGAACATTACGCCACCCCCTTTCTGGCGTATGGCCCTGAGAGGAAACCACATGGCCGATGATGTTCTGGTGGATCGTTGGCAGATTTGCCGGTTTAACCCTCCCAGCCATGTCCTGATAGAAGTGGGCGTCGCCCATGCGGGAAAGGGCGGCTATCACTCAGATCCGCAGCACAAAGTCTCCAGCATCGTGGTGGACTTCATGACGCCGGAGACCGAAACCTCGATCTGGTATTTCTGGGGAATGGCCCGAAATTTCAACACGCGCGATGAAGGCCTGACAAAAGCAATCAGGGACGGCCAGGCGAAGATATTTTCAGAAGACCTCGAGATGCTCGAGCAGCAACAGCGCAATATTCTGGCTCATCCGGACAGGTCATTGCTGAAACTCAACATCGATTCCGGCGGGGTGCAGTCCCGCCGGATTCTGGAGCGGCTTGTGGCGATGGAAAGGGTGGAGGAAAGCTGA
- the nhaA gene encoding Na+/H+ antiporter NhaA, whose product MLVPHTKPASTAIPRPQVLTERALSALERFSHIEAVSGIVLLLAAMTALIWANSPVAESYEHFWNTQLTVGLGDFTLSRSLHFLVNDGLMTIFFLVVGAEIRQEIRDGALANMKLATLPLGAALGGVMMPALIYTLLNHGTEASTGWAVPTATDIAFAVGVLALLGKSIPAGVRILLLALAIIDDIVAILIIAVFYTASLDYLGLVVAAAGLLLVLLFQRMGIGKAYAYLLPGAIVWFGLLKTGVHPTLAGVILGLMAPVNSKPAQERPLDTIGRTLHELMDRFSQARDNPQAVAKPLKQLRHAEREVLPPVQRIQVGLHPWVAYGVMPLFALANAGVSLAGANLNDAVSHSVFLGVILALVLGKPLGVMLASWALVKLNICELPDGVTWKGVTLVGLLAGIGFTMSIFIASLAFSDLALLSSAKLSVLAASSVAAVIGLIWGKLKF is encoded by the coding sequence ATGCTTGTGCCCCACACAAAACCGGCGTCCACTGCTATTCCCCGTCCTCAGGTTCTCACCGAACGTGCGCTGTCAGCACTGGAACGCTTCTCGCACATCGAAGCCGTCAGTGGCATCGTTCTTTTACTGGCTGCGATGACTGCCCTGATCTGGGCGAACAGTCCGGTTGCCGAATCTTACGAGCATTTCTGGAACACCCAGCTGACAGTAGGGCTCGGTGATTTCACGCTGTCACGTTCTCTGCACTTTCTGGTTAACGACGGATTGATGACCATTTTCTTCCTCGTCGTCGGGGCGGAAATACGTCAGGAGATCAGAGACGGCGCGCTGGCCAACATGAAGCTCGCCACTCTGCCGCTTGGCGCCGCGTTGGGCGGCGTGATGATGCCAGCCCTCATTTACACGCTGCTTAACCATGGCACTGAAGCCAGTACCGGGTGGGCTGTCCCGACGGCTACCGACATTGCGTTCGCGGTGGGCGTACTCGCCTTGCTGGGGAAGTCGATTCCAGCAGGTGTGCGAATTCTGCTGCTGGCGCTGGCAATCATTGATGACATCGTCGCGATTCTTATCATCGCAGTGTTCTACACGGCCAGTCTGGACTACCTGGGTCTGGTGGTTGCTGCTGCTGGACTGTTGCTAGTGTTGTTGTTCCAAAGAATGGGCATCGGTAAGGCCTACGCCTACCTGTTACCCGGCGCAATTGTCTGGTTTGGCTTGTTGAAAACGGGCGTGCACCCGACGCTGGCAGGCGTCATTCTGGGCCTCATGGCGCCCGTCAATTCCAAGCCAGCCCAAGAGCGCCCACTGGACACCATCGGGCGAACTTTGCATGAACTGATGGACCGTTTTTCTCAAGCCAGAGACAACCCGCAGGCCGTTGCCAAACCGTTGAAACAGCTACGTCACGCTGAACGCGAGGTACTGCCGCCGGTACAACGCATCCAGGTCGGCCTTCACCCTTGGGTGGCGTATGGCGTCATGCCGCTGTTTGCATTGGCCAATGCGGGGGTAAGCCTTGCAGGTGCCAACCTGAACGATGCGGTGTCGCACAGCGTCTTCCTGGGCGTGATCCTGGCACTGGTGCTCGGCAAGCCGCTGGGCGTGATGCTGGCCAGCTGGGCGCTGGTCAAACTCAATATCTGCGAACTGCCGGATGGCGTGACCTGGAAAGGCGTCACTCTGGTGGGGTTGTTGGCAGGCATCGGATTCACCATGTCCATCTTTATCGCTTCGCTCGCCTTTTCGGACCTGGCCCTGCTGTCCTCCGCCAAACTCAGCGTGCTTGCGGCGTCCTCGGTCGCTGCCGTTATAGGGTTGATCTGGGGGAAGCTGAAGTTCTGA